The following are encoded together in the Triticum dicoccoides isolate Atlit2015 ecotype Zavitan chromosome 6B, WEW_v2.0, whole genome shotgun sequence genome:
- the LOC119323740 gene encoding uncharacterized protein LOC119323740, giving the protein MSKVEACVETAKSMVIVKEIDGTEYCSGFIAITEARQGTYVVTDAEFVMDRKDNLMVFFSDNTELPASFIETYGPFCFLKTKFHPACEQIELMEANITPSPVIIFPPSSSASFYYLPSFVILESTESYYGNFKCARIGATDQIPGSGTYFVVNCHYSENTSDGHDRLSTCPVYTLSGSVMGIILSSDPKFTWEKLAFSAKCVSNLINLLRTLLPRNKKHRDGYGSSGTKKKRDGDGSSRTKKKRDEDGSSGNKKKRDRDSSSRTKKKRDGDGSSENKKKRDGDGSSMHESAENKRSKGGDGSSKKLAGNKSSSNSISKGMENKGPGHKCSSKGKMGGCEISSKVKESTANKTTAGDKGKGLAASKR; this is encoded by the coding sequence ATGTCAAAGGTAGAGGCTTGTGTTGAGACAGCCAAGTCAATGGTCATTGTTAAAGAGATCGACGGTACTGAATATTGCAGTGGATTTATTGCAATCACTGAAGCGAGACAGGGTACCTATGTTGTTACCGATGCTGAATTTGTCATGGACCGTAAGGACAATTTGATGGTTTTCTTTTCTGACAATACTGAGCTGCCAGCCTCCTTTATTGAGACATACGGGCCTTTTTGTTTCCTGAAAACAAAGTTTCATCCAGCGTGTGAGCAAATTGAGTTGATGGAAGCGAATATTACCCCCTCACCTGTGATCATCTTCCCTCCTTCCTCGTCAGCTAGTTTCTATTATCTTCCGAGTTTTGTTATTTTGGAATCCACAGAGTCATATTATGGCAATTTCAAATGTGCTCGCATTGGTGCCACTGATCAGATTCCTGGTTCAGGAACCTATTTCGTGGTAAATTGTCACTACAGCGAGAATACCTCTGATGGCCATGACAGATTATCTACTTGTCCAGTATATACCTTGAGCGGAAGTGTTATGGGCATAATCCTGTCATCCGATCCTAAGTTTACTTGGGAGAAGCTAGCATTCTCTGCAAAGTGTGTCTCGAACTTGATAAACTTACTCAGGACACTATTACCTCGAAACAAGAAACATAGAGATGGATATGGCAGTTCTGGAACCAAGAAAAAGAGAGATGGAGATGGCAGTTCTAGAACAAAGAAAAAGAGAGATGAAGATGGCAGTTCTGGAAACAAGAAAAAGAGAGATCGGGATAGCAGTTCTCGAACCAAGAAAAAGAGGGATGGAGATGGCAGTTCTGAAAACAAGAAAAAGAGAGATGGGGATGGCAGTTCTATGCATGAGTCTGCTGAAAACAAGAGAAGCAAGGGTGGTGATGGCAGTTCCAAGAAGTTGGCTGGAAATAAGAGTAGCTCTAATAGTATTTCCAAGGGCATGGAGAATAAGGGGCCTGGCCACAAGTGCAGTTCCAAGGGCAAAATGGGTGGATGTGAGATCAGTTCCAAGGTCAAGGAGTCTACTGCAAACAAGACCACGGCTGGAGACAAGGGCAAGGGGTTGGCTGCTAGCAAACGATGA